The genomic segment GTGGCTTCGTCTTCAAGATTATCGAGGATGTCACACATCCAGCCCGCCAGATCGCGACATTCCTGCTCACCGAAGCCACGAGTGGTGACTGCTGGAGTACCTACACGCAGACCAGACGTCACGAACGGAGAGCGTGGATCGTTCGGAACCGCGTTCTTGTTCACCGTGATGTGAGCACGACCCAGTGCCGCATCCGCATCTTTACCAGTGATGTCCTGCTTGATCAGACTAACCAGGAACAAATGGTTCTTGGTGCCGCCGGAAATCACGTCGTAGCCGCGCTCAATGAACACGTCGGCCATGGCCACAGCGTTCTTCACAACTTGCTGCTGGTAGGCTTTGAACTCGTCGCTCATGGCTTCCTTGAAGCAGATTGCTTTAGCCGCAATCACGTGCATCAAAGGACCGCCCTGGCCGCCCGGGAACACGGCAGAGTTCAGTTTCTTCTGCAGGGCTTCGTCATCACAGGCCAGGATCAGGCCGCCACGCGGGCCGCGTAGAGTTTTGTGAGTAGTGGTGGTCACAACGTGAGCGTGAGGCACCGGATCCGGGTAAACACCCGCAGCCACCAAGCCCGCTACGTGCGCCATATCCACGAACAGGTAAGCGCCCACTTTGTCAGCAATCTCGCGGAAACGGGCAAAGTCCAGTTCCTGAGAGTAAGCAGAGAAACCGGCAATGATCATCTTCGGCTTGTGCTCAACGGCCAATGCTTCCACTTCGTCGTAGTCGATCAGACCGGTTTCCGGGTTCAGACCGTACTGTACGGCGTTGTAGATCTTACCGGAGAAGTTCACGCTGGCACCGTGGGTCAGGTGACCACCGTGGGCCAGGCTCATGCCCAGAACGGTATCGCCCGGCTGAACCAAAGCCATGAAGACAGCGGAGTTAGCCTGTGAGCCGGAGTGCGGCTGCACGTTCGCGTAAGCAGCACCGAACAGTTCTTTGGCGCGATCGATCGCCAGCTGTTCAGCCACGTCCACAAACTCGCAACCACCATAGTAACGCTTACCGGGATAGCCTTCGGCGTACTTGTTGGTCAGCACACTACCCTGAGCTTCCATTACCCGAGGGCTGGTGTAGTTTTCGGACGCGATCAGTTCGATGTGCGCTTCCTGACGCTTTTCTTCCGCCTGCATGGCGTTCAACAGTTCGTCATCGAAACCGGCGATTTTCATATCACGATTAAACATGGAGTGCTGCCCCTGTCTGAATGGCTGGTGCGACGTACCGTTGTGTATGCCGCAACCCCTGAAAAATTGGGCCGTCATTCTATCTCGAATGCGGGTCAAAAATCATCCTTTATACCGTCCGCAGATACCGACACGCCGGCAATCCCGGTTTCCACTCAATTGCTATCACTCAACGCTTTAGATACCTTACCGGATCAAAAGCACGCGGTCAGATCGAGGGTTGCGGGGCAGGCCTTCAGGGATCGTCAAAATCACGGATGATTTTGTCGAGCGTACATGGACGTATTCACAGCGCATCCCTGAAGGCCTGCCCCGCAACCCGCGCCACCGCATCCGGAACTCAAAAACCTGATTTCAAAGGGGTTTAGCCGATATGGCCCAGTACGTATACAGCATGAACCGCGTGGGCAAAGCGGTACCGCCCAAGCGGGAAATCCTGAAAGACATTTCTCTTAGCTTCTTCCCGGGCGCCAAAATTGGCGTACTCGGCCTGAACGGCTCGGGTAAATCTACCCTGCTTCGCATTATGGCTGGCGTTGACCAGGATTACATCGGTGAAGCCCGTCCGCAGCCCGGCATCAACGTGGGTTACCTGCCGCAGGAACCCGAACTGGACGAAGAGAAAACCGTCAAAGAAATTGTGGACGAATCCGTTGCTCACGTTCACAACGCCCTGGCCGAGCTTGATCAGGTGTACGCCGCCTACGCCGAGCCCGACGCCGATTTTGACGAGCTGGCCAAGAAGCAGGGTGAGCTGGAAGCGATCATCCAGGCCACCGACGGCCACGACATCGAACGCAAGATGGAAGTCGCCGCCGACGCCCTGCGTCTTCCGGCCTGGGATCAGAAAGTAAAGGTTCTATCGGGAGGCGAGCGCCGCCGAGTGGCCCTATGCCGCCTGCTGCTGTCCGGCCCGGATATGCTGCTGCTCGACGAGCCAACAAACCATTTGGACGCTGAATCCGTCGCCTGGCTGGAGCGCTTCCTGCACGATTACGAAGGCACCGTAGTTGCCATCACCCACGACCGTTACTTCCTCGACAACGTTGCCGGCTGGATTCTCGAGCTTGACCGTGGCCAGGGCATTCCGTTCGAAGGCAACTACAGCCAGTGGCTGGAGAACAAAGAGAAGCGTCTGGAGATGGAATCCAAACAGGAAGCCGCTCACCAGAAGGCCGTTAAGCAAGAGCTGGAATGGGTTCGCTCCAATGCGAAGGGCCGACAGTCCAAGAGCAAGGCCCGCTTGTCTCGCTTTGAGGAAATGAGCTCTCAAGAATTCCAGAAGCGTAACGAAACCAACGAACTGTACATCCCACCCGGACCACGTCTGGGCGACAAGGTGATCGAGATTGAAGGCATCAGCAAAGCCTTCGACGACCGTCTGTTGTACGAAGACGTGTCACTGACCGTACCGCCTGGCGCCATTGTGGGCATCATCGGTGGTAACGGCGCTGGTAAGTCCACCCTGTTCAAGATGATTGCCGGCATGGATCAACCAAATTCCGGCACCATCACCGTGGGTGAAACGGTTGAGCTGGCCTATGTTGATCAGATGCGCGATCTTGATGGCAGCAAAACCGTTTGGGAAGAGCTGTCAGACGGCAACGACATCATCAAAGTCGGCAACTACGAAACCCCGTCCCGCGCCTATGTGGGCCGCTTTAACTTCAAAGGCACCGACCAGCAGAAGCGCGTTGGCGACTTGTCCGGCGGTGAGCGTAACCGTCTGCACCTTGCCAAGCTGCTGAAACAGGGCGGCAACGTGTTGCTGTTGGACGAACCCACCAACGATCTCGACGTAGAAACCCTGCGTGCACTGGAAGAAGCACTACTGAACTTCCCGGGCTCTGCTTTGGTGATCTCGCACGACCGCTGGTTCCTGGACCGTGTGGCAACACACATCCTGGCGTTCGAAGATGACGGCGAAGTGGTGTATTTCGATGGCAACTTCACGGAATACGACGCCGACTTCAAGAAGCGCAAAGGCGACTCTGCCATGCAGCCCAAGCGCATGAAGTACAAGAA from the Marinobacter sp. MDS2 genome contains:
- the glyA gene encoding serine hydroxymethyltransferase, whose product is MFNRDMKIAGFDDELLNAMQAEEKRQEAHIELIASENYTSPRVMEAQGSVLTNKYAEGYPGKRYYGGCEFVDVAEQLAIDRAKELFGAAYANVQPHSGSQANSAVFMALVQPGDTVLGMSLAHGGHLTHGASVNFSGKIYNAVQYGLNPETGLIDYDEVEALAVEHKPKMIIAGFSAYSQELDFARFREIADKVGAYLFVDMAHVAGLVAAGVYPDPVPHAHVVTTTTHKTLRGPRGGLILACDDEALQKKLNSAVFPGGQGGPLMHVIAAKAICFKEAMSDEFKAYQQQVVKNAVAMADVFIERGYDVISGGTKNHLFLVSLIKQDITGKDADAALGRAHITVNKNAVPNDPRSPFVTSGLRVGTPAVTTRGFGEQECRDLAGWMCDILDNLEDEATINRVREQVEAVCARFPVYA
- the ettA gene encoding energy-dependent translational throttle protein EttA; translated protein: MAQYVYSMNRVGKAVPPKREILKDISLSFFPGAKIGVLGLNGSGKSTLLRIMAGVDQDYIGEARPQPGINVGYLPQEPELDEEKTVKEIVDESVAHVHNALAELDQVYAAYAEPDADFDELAKKQGELEAIIQATDGHDIERKMEVAADALRLPAWDQKVKVLSGGERRRVALCRLLLSGPDMLLLDEPTNHLDAESVAWLERFLHDYEGTVVAITHDRYFLDNVAGWILELDRGQGIPFEGNYSQWLENKEKRLEMESKQEAAHQKAVKQELEWVRSNAKGRQSKSKARLSRFEEMSSQEFQKRNETNELYIPPGPRLGDKVIEIEGISKAFDDRLLYEDVSLTVPPGAIVGIIGGNGAGKSTLFKMIAGMDQPNSGTITVGETVELAYVDQMRDLDGSKTVWEELSDGNDIIKVGNYETPSRAYVGRFNFKGTDQQKRVGDLSGGERNRLHLAKLLKQGGNVLLLDEPTNDLDVETLRALEEALLNFPGSALVISHDRWFLDRVATHILAFEDDGEVVYFDGNFTEYDADFKKRKGDSAMQPKRMKYKKLA